The Leptospira langatensis genomic sequence TCCTCTCAAGAACGGGCAAAATACTTCTACCTATCTAGGGAGCATGATCCGTATCGAACCGAATCTAGAGGCAGAAGCTCCCGCTTATAAGATCCCGGAGGACAATCCGTACAAGAACAGGCCTGGTTACCTACCGGAGATTTGGGCGTATGGGCTTCGGAATCCTTGGAGATTTTCTTTTGACTCCCAAACGGGAGATCTATACGCAGCTGACGTGGGCCAAAATCTTTGGGAAGAAGTAGATCTCATTCTAAAAGGTGGGAACTACGGATGGAATATAACGGAAGGATTCCATTGTTTCTCTCCGCCGAACAACTGTTCCAAGCAGGGATTGCAAGATCCTCTCCTCGAATATGATCACGGAATTGGCCAGTCTATTACTGGCGGTTATGTGTATCGTGGGAAAAATCTTTCCTTTTTGCAAGGTTGGTACATTTTCGCGGATTTTGTTTCCGGAAAATTCTTTGCATTCGAAGTAGGGAAGGGAAAAAGACCCAAACTTAGGATCCTAAAAGAAACTCATCACCAAATTAGTACATTTGGCAGAGATCCCTCAGGTGAGCTATATTTTGCTGATTTTGGCACAGGAAATATCTTCCGTTTAGTAAAAAAAAATTGAAATATATTGAAAATCCAGGATTCATGAGTGTTAACCCAATATAGATCGGACACTGCCTCCACCGCGGTTCCAATCAATCTCGATCAAAAAGGATAGGGGTATGAATAAGATCATTTCCGTTGCATCGGCCGTCCTAATGGTCGGTCTGTTGAATGCCGGAGCTTGTAAAAAGCCTGCGGAGAACGCGGATTCCGCGAACGCAAAACAGAACCAACCATCGGCCATCGTAGTTTTTAGCGTAGGGGAAGCAAGAATCCAACACGCAGACTTAACCGAAGACAAAGCAAGTTTAGGAACCGCTTTGAAAGAAGGGGATAAGATTCAAACCAAGGCAAATGCTAAGGTGGATATCCAATTCGGCGACGGTTCCGCAGTGCGTATCGCAGAGAACTCTAGCCTAGAATTCGCTACCCTGGCTTTGAATACCCAAGGCAATACCGACACAAGATTGTCTTTAGTATCCGGTAAGGTCTTCGCTAAAGTAAATAAGGCGACCAAAGACGACCAATTTTCCGTTATTACTCCAACCGCAATCGCTGGTGTTCGCGGAACTTCCTTCGTAGTAGATCGCACTAAGAGCGACAGATCCGTCGTAAAAGTGCTCGAAGGTTCCGTAGCGGTTTCTCCAAGAGTTCGTGCTCTGGAAGGATTGTCTGCAGAACAAATTTCGTCTAACGCTGAAGTAAGAAAGATTAAGGAATCCCTTGATAAGTCGGAGATCGTTCTTGAGAAAGACGAATCTTCTATCGTAAAAGCTTCCGATAAGACTTTCGGCGAGAAAGAAGTTGCTAAACTCAATGCTTCTCTTGAGAAAGATATTCCTAAAGCGGTTACCAAAATTACCGGTTCTGGAGTTTCTAAAACAGAAGAGCAAGAGATCAGAACCATCGTCACTCTGGACAAAACGACTACCGACAAGTTAGCTAAACTGAACGTAGATCCTAAAACCGGAAAGATCGACGAGAAGACTGCCGCAGAAAACGAATCTGAGAAAAAGAAAATCGAAGAAGAGTTAGCTAAGCGTCAGGCTGACGAGCTGAAACGTTTCAAAAACGTTCTGGTTTCCGCTCCTAAAAATCTTAAGACCAAACAAGATCTCGTAAACTACTACGAAAAACTTGAAAAGATCGTACTCGTGAACAAAACTACCATGATCGGCGCGATTGTTGATCAACAAGGTAGCACGATGATCGTTCACACCGAAGACGGTATTAAGAAAATTAACCAAGACGAAGTACAAGAAGTCATCTACGACTTCCAAACTAAGTCAGATAACTAAACCGTAGGCTAATAAGCAAGATCGGTGGAAAAATCCCGAGTTCGGCGAAAGCTGGCTCGGGTTTTTCTATTTTCAGAGGTCCGATTCTTTTGAAAATGAATCAAGACTCGAGACTTGGATTGAATTGAAAAAAACGGACCGAGGGCTCGTACGGACAGTTAAGAATAACTCCCTTCCTGCCTTTCTTGTTGGATTTAGGTTTTTTTCCCTTTTGGAGAAGGATGAGAATCCGAATAGCGATTCCAGATCCTGAGGATAGAATCGGAGACTTCTTCCACGTCCAAGATCAGCACCTTGTCCTTATAATTCACCAGAAGTTTGCCTCTGCCGAATTTTTGGATCTCCGCCCATTCTACCCGAAAGCCTTGGATTAAACTCAACGTATCAAATAGAAGATCCTTGATCTCCATTTTGGAGACACTGCCTTCTTTCTTGGAAAGATAGGAGAGAATGGAGTGAAAAATGATCTTCTTCATCTCCGTGCCATCCGGTTCTTCCGGAAGGCTGTCTTTAAATCTATTTAATTTCCGTACCACGGAGTTTGCTCATCCGCGTGATAAGAACTTCTGACCAAGGGACCCGAGAATACTGTCCTGAATCCAATTGCCTTTCCGTATTCTTTCAGTTCTTTGAAAATATCCGGATGAATGTACTCGTGGACTGGAAGATGAGTCGGAGTCGGTTGTAGGTATTGACCGAGAGTTACCATCTGCACTCCGCAGCTTCGGAGATCTTTCAGGGTTTGTCTGACTTCTTCCAGAGTCTCTCCGAGTCCTAAGATCAAACCGCTTTTCGTTAAGAAACCTCGTTTTGATGCATGTTCCAAAACATTCAAGGAACGATCATACTTCTTGGCAGGAGCCACTGTAGGGAACAATCTCTCTACGGTCTCCAGGTTATGATTGAAGATGTCCGGTTTAGCGGAATAAATGATCTCTAGACTTTCCTCCTTCTCCTTAAAGTCGGGAACCAGGATCTCAATTTTACAGTCCGGGAGTCGTTCACGGATCAGCTCTATGGTTTGTTTATAATGAAACGCGGCACCATCCGTAAGATCGTCCCTGTTTACGGAAGTAATGACTATATGCTGCAAATCCAAGGACTTCGCAGACTCCGCCACTCGCAGAGGTTCCTCGGGATCTAAGGCAAAAGGTTTTCCAAAAGCGACATCGCAATAGGAACAACGTCTGGTGCAAATATCCCCCGCTAGCATATAGGTTGCGGTCCTTCGAGACCAACAATGATTTAAGTTGGGACAAGAAGCACTTTCACAGACCGTGTTCAGTTTTCCCTGTTCTACCGAGCTTCGGACTGTGGAGACAGAGTTGTCTTTCTCCCGGAAAGGAAGACGGACCTTGAGCCAATCCGGTTTTTCAGGAGCAGGTTGGTAACCGGTTGATCTGGGCTTTTTCTTGAGTGGATTCACCCTTATAGCTAAGTTGCAAGCACGGCAAGAGTCAAGTGTTTTGGGTAGCCGGAATTCCCCGGGTCCTCGAATCTGGAGATCCGGCCTTCGGGCCATTGCCGAGAGTCATTTTGAAAGGGAAATTTCCAGGAAACGTGGAACGGAAGAATGGTGAGAACGGATCCGGAATCCGGATCAATCGCTATCTGGCAGACTGTGGTTTCGGTTCCCGTAGAAAGACAGAGGAACTGATCCTCTCAGGAAAGGTCAAGGTGAACGGGGTGGTGGAGACTAGCTTAAGTGTCCGGATCTCCTCTCAAGATCGTGTCATGGTAGGGAATAAGCAGGCAATCCCGCCCGAAAAGAATGTATTTCTAGCACTGAATAAGCCAAAGGGATATCTCTGTTCTCACGGGGACAAATTCCATTCTAATACGATCTTCGAACTTCTTCCTAGTAAATTCAAACAGCTTGCGATCGCAGGCCGATTGGACTTGGACTCGAGGGGACTCCTCCTTCTTTCCGATGATGGGAGCCTGATCCAGGAGATCACTCATCCGTCGGAGGGTTCCGAAAAGGAATACAGTGTTTCTCTCGACTCGGAGATCCCCTTTGAAAAAGTAAGGGAACGTTTTCTGAAAGGATTTATGGATGAGGGAGAATTCCTAAAAGCGGAGAAGGTCTTTTCCCAAGATAGGAAACAGGAATCCGATTCTTTTCGTGTGGTCCTAAAACAGGGAAGAAAGCGCCAGATCAGAAGAATGTTCGCCGCACTCGGCGCAAGGGTCACCGACCTGCAAAGAATACGCATCGGCAAACTTACATTAGAAAAATTAAATATTGGGGAAGGTAAATTCGTTTTGCTGGACCCTAAAGCTTGGAGACCATGAATTTTACCAGTTTAGAATTTTTATTTTTTTTCTGTTTGGTTTTTCTGGTTTATTGGAATCTTCCGGATCGTTTTAAGAAACATTTCCTGGTCTTAGCTTCCGCGTTCTTCTATGCTTTCGCTTCTTGGAAGTTCTTATTCCATTTGATCAGCGTGGTCTTAGTGAATTGGATCTTGGTGCGTTTCTTTTTGGGAAGAAAATGGTTCCTATTCGTATCGATCGGGTTCAATGTCCTGAACCTGGCCTTCTTCAAGTATTTCTATTTTTTTGCGGATCTTGTAGGAACTGTTTTAGGACTTTCCTCTCTACAGAGTAAGCCTGCTCTGGATTCCATCCTTTCTAACGCCTTGCATTGGAAAGGATTCGAAGTTGTACTTCCTTTGACTGTAAGCTATTATACCTTCCAGTTGATCTCGCTGGCGGTGGATAAGAAGAAGGGGCTGATCCAAGAAGAGATCACTCTAAGTAAGATCGCCTCTTTCATTTTTCTTTTTCCTGTGATGATCGCAGGGCCAATCTTGCGATTTAACGACGTCTCTTCTCAATTCGATTCTCCCAAAATGGAAAAAGAAGATATGGTGGATGGTCTTTGGTTAGTCGTGATCGGCCTATTCAAGAAATCCGTCGTTTCCATCCTGATGTCCGGTTCTATTTTCCAAGTTTTTGCGGAACCTGCTTCTTTTTCGGGAGGAGCTCTTTTGAGTACAGTGTACTTTTTCGCGATCTATTTGTATCTGGACTTTTCCGGACTCACGGATATTGCCAGAGGAATGGGGAGATTACTCGGTTTTCAACTTCCTCAAAACTTTAAGGCTCCGTTCTTCTTTAGTAGCTTTGGCGATTTTTGGCGTCGCTGGCATTTGACCTTTTCTTTTTGGATCAGGGATTACCTGTATATCCCTCTCGGCGGTTCCCGTTCGGGCACCTTAAGGACTTGCCTGAATTATCTGATCGCTTTCGGTTTGGGGGGACTCTGGCACGGAGCCAATCTGAATTATCTGCTCTGGGGACTTTTGACCGGATTCTATCTATCTTTAGAAAGAGTCTTCGCGGATCTGAAGATCAAGCTCATTCCTGAGATCCCTTATGTAAAACGTATATTCGTATATCTTGCTATACTAAATATCTATAGTATCTCTTGGGTGCTCTTCTTTACTCCCGATTTTTCCTCCGCATTACAAGCGGTGCAAAGGATCTTTACTTGGGCGAATGGGATTGATTTCCCGAATATGGAGCCATGTATCTTTGCGTTCCTGGTCGCGGTTCTGTTCCATTCTGCGGAAGAATGGCCTGAAAAATTCAAGGCATCCTTTAAATGGAAGATCGTGCTTCTTCCTGTGGTTTGGATCTTGGTATTGCTTGCGTTACCGAATGGGAATGCTGACTTCTTTTACGGACAGTTTTAGAATCTATGAAAAAGAAATTTATCTATATTCCTTTTCTCTTCCTTCTACTCGTATTCTTCGCGGATAAGATCTTTACTTTGGACTTCTTCCAAACTTCTTTTTATCAAGAAGGAAATCCCGTATATTACGCGCAGCGAAAACATCTTTTTCAAAGAATGCGATCGGATTCTTCTCTTGGCAAAAAAGAATTGGCTTTAGCTTTTGGGGATTCTCGAGCCTATCCATATTCTTCCAAGACACTTCCTTCCGATATTGCGGAGAATTGGACCGTTTACAATTTCTCAGGACCCCAAGCAGTTCCTGCGTATGGATTCTATTGGTTCCAAAAGATCCTGGAAGCTGGGATCAAACCGAAGGTAGTTTTCTATGTGATCAGCCCGGAAGGTTTCGACGATTCCAAGGGACTTCTCTACGATCCTTTCCTTCGATTAGGGGCGGATGATCCGTTTATTGCGAAGTACTGGGGAAGGTTCTCCACGGGGGATCGTTTTGATATTATTAAGCAGAAGCTATTTAGTATTCGAAAGGTAAAACCCGGATTCAAGCTCTTTTGGAATCGTTTGACTTCCGATAAATTGAATTTGTATTCCCCCGAATCAAATCATGAAAATCTAATTTTAGAGTTAGGGAATGGAGAACAGCTAGCCTATGCAAGCGCTAGCAACAATCCTTCTAAATTGGAAAAGGACGCTCTAAGACTCAAAAGCCTGTATCTATCCGGATTTGAATTGGGGGAAACAGAGTTCTTCTTCGTAGAGGAATTCTTGAAGCTGTCCAAGGAAAATGGGATCAAGACCTATCTCATCTGGCCCAAGGTGTATCCTGGCTATAGAGTGGGCTATTACGAGTTAGGTTTAGAAAAGACCTGGTGGCCTAGGATCCAAGAGCTTGCCATGAAATACGGAGCCTCCGCCGCAGACATGAATACTCTCAGTGCTTGTGACACCTATTATGATGCGTCTCACCAAAGCGTTCTATGTATATTAGAACAATCTAAAATATTGATGGATGATTTCTACGGAAGGAAGAAGCTTCCCTGAGACTATCTTAAAGTTTTGATATAAAATTAACGTTTTTGTGGTAAACTCTTTCTGTTTTTAGTTTTGCTCCCATATCAAATAGATCGGAAAGGTTTTTTTTTTCGTATTAGTTTTTGATCTGCGAAGTTTTATAGGCAACGTCTCTCGGGCAATAGGCATGAGAGAACAAAATTCTATTCTGAGTATAAGGGAAGGAATCATGTCTGTGCAAACTTCGGATTGGGAAGCTCATTTTCGTGCTTTGGAAAAGATGTACAAAAGCGCCCCTGTGAATCAGTTCTTTTTACCTGAATTGTCTATTCCGCAAAAAGGAGAGGCAATCGTTACGATTCAGATCAGAGAAGATTTCTTTCATGCGGCGGGAGCCACTCATGGAGCGGTTTATTTTAAGGCTGCCGATGACGCGGCCTTCTTCGCCGCGAATTCGGTCGTAAAAGATAGTTTTGTACTGACTTCTAATTTTTTTCTAAATTTGCTTAGACCAATTAAGTCTGGGACAATGACTGCCAAAGGAAGAGTAGTTCAGAATGCGGCTAACCTCATCATTGCGGAGAGCTTTCTCTTTGATGATCGAGGAAGGGAAATTGGAAGAGGCAATGGTAGTTTTGCAAAGACAAAGATCTTTCTTTCCAAAGAGATGGGGTACGATCCAGATCGAAAAAGAAAGGCTTAAGGAACACCGATCTGCTCGGAATCGCTTAAGCCTCCTTATTATAAAACGGATCTGTCTTTTACAGTCTGTTTGTGATCACCATTTCAGTTTTTTGGCATCTTCTAGGAATTTCTCTAAGCCGATATCGGTTAGGGGATGCTTGAAGAGCTGCTGGTAAGCAGAGATTGGCATAGTAGCGCAGTCGGCTCCTCTCAACGCTGATTCTTTCAAATGGATCGGTCCGCGGATAGACGCTGCCAGGATCTTGGTCTCGAATCCATAATTATCATAGATCTCTCTGATCTCAGAGATGAGTTCCATTCCGTCCCAGGACGTATCGTCGACTCGTCCGATAAACGGGGAGATATAAGTCGCTCCCGCCTTCGCTGCGAGTAAGGCCTGAGGAGCGGAGAAGCAAAGGGTAACGTTAGTCGGAATTCCTTTCTCCGTCAGTTTGACTACTGTCTTCAGTCCTTCCGGAATAAGAGGCACTTTGATCACAACATTCGGAGCGATCTGTACTAACTCGTCTGCTTCTTTCAACATGTCTTCGTGTTTGGTCGCAAGCACTTCCGCACTGACCGGTCCTGCAACGATCGCACAGATCTCTTTGATCACTTCTTTGAAATTGCGACCGGATTTAGCGATAAGAGAAGGGTTGGTCGTAACTCCGTCCAAAAGTCCGTAGGACGCGATCTCTTTGATCTCGTCCACATTGGCTGTGTCCAAATATAATTCCACAAGGGGCTCCGAAAGATTTAGTGTGCCGAGTCGGGAAGGCTCGGGCTCGAGACGCCCGCCTTTCGACGGGAGAGAATCTCTCTGGATATTGGCCCTTGTTCGGGGCCACGGTCAAGGATTTCTTACGGGATCAGATCTCTTAAAGTTTTGATTTCTTCGGCGGAGAAGAACTCTTTGTATTCTTTTTCGATCTGGGCTTTTACCTTAGAACTGAAATAATCCACTCTTCTCGTGAAAGGTTGCTTCTTGTAGGCTTCCTTCCATTGCACTACGAAGCCTCCTTTGGGAGGGGCTTCTCTTTCGTCGGTCAATTCCCAGATCACCGCGCCGCCGATCTTCTTATCATCCAAGGTCTCTTTCTTAGGTTTGCCGTACTTGTTCTCTAATTTGTTCTGTACGTCTTTTCCTGGAAGGTAACGGAAGGAAACTCCTACGGAGAAAAGTTTTCCGGGTTCGATATGTTCGTCTTCGTCCGGATTCGCAGCGGGTCTTTCCGGTCTGGCTTGCTTGTCTTTTGGACGGGAATCCAAAACCAATTTTGGTGTGGAATAAAATCGGTATAAATACATGATCCCGTTTCTACGAACGAGTAAGGACTTCTCCTTATCTTCGTGGACTACTTCTATCTTTTCATCGCTTTGTGGGTTGGCTGCTAGGGAGAGAAATTTATCTCGGACCTGGGCATAAGAAGCTTCCCAGGAGACTTCGGCAAATCCATCCAGAGTCGGCTTGGAACCGTTTGCTCTAGTTCCGTCTCCCGGAAACTGAGAAAACACGGAACTCCAAGGAAGGAGTAAGGATAGGATGAATACGGAGATGGATTGCCCTTTCATAGTTTTACCTATCGGCAAAAAACCGGATTAGAATTAGGAATCTTCCTAATCTTCCTCTAAATCCTGGTCTTCTTCTTCGTCTTTGTCCAGGCGAATTCCGCCGAATTTCACCTTTCCATTCCATCTTAGGATGAGTAGCACGGAGAGAATTAGGATATTCGGTAATACGAATAGGAATGCAATCTCATGATAGAGTCCATAGACCGCTAGATTGGATGCGATCACGGAGATAAAGATCCCGCTTAACATAGGGATCTCTTGTGCAAGAAGTCGCGCTAACATAGAGCCGCTATTCGGAGAGATCCTTGCCGCCTTTAAGATCTCGGATGCTAAGAAGGAATAAAATGCCAGCACAAGTACCGGCATAATGAAAGAAAGAAAGAAGTAGTTTCCAAAGGAGTCCGTATAATGAGGGGATCCGATCAGACCTCCCATTAGGGTCCAAACATAGGAGAAGAAGGCGGAGATCCCGAAGGCAATCATCCCGTATTGGAGACTGCCTCCTATCTCAAAAATGGAAACAAGCTTAGAAGGAATGATCCTTGCCCAATCCGTCAGTTCTGTCTTTTCGAATGTGTCCTTCCCACTTAGATGGATCAGTCCGAAATAATAGTCCGCCAAGGAAAGGCTTACTAACGTGATAACTAAAAAGATCAGGTAAAGAAAGAATTCCATCTCAGTGTCTAAAATGCCTCATTCCGGTGAACACCATGATCAGTCCATGCTCGTCTGCTGCCTTGATCACTTCCTCGTCTCGGATCGAGCCGCCAGGTTGAATGATCGCCTTAGCGCCTACTTTTGCGATCGCATCGATCCCGTCCCTAAAAGGAAAGAAGGCGTCGCTTGCCACATAGGAGCCTACGACGGACAATCCCACATTCAGAGCCTTGCTTGCGCCTAACTGCACTGAATCCACTCTGGACATTTGTCCGGCCCCGATCCCGAGAGTCGCATTCTCTTCGGTATATACGATCGCATTCGACTTGATGAACTTCACAGTAGACCAAGCAAACATGAGACCACGAATATCTTCTTCCGTCGGTTGTTTCTTAGAAACCACTTTCAGGTCTTTTTCCGTGATCGTTGCATAGTCTCTATCCTGCAGAAGCATTCCATGATGGATCGGTCTTAGATCCATTTCATCCAGGGCTTCTTGGAAATTTGCGATCTCGATCAAACGCACATTCGGTTTCTTAGAGAAATATTCCAGAGCGGCAGGATCGAATTTCTGTGCGATCACTCCTTCTACGAATGTCTCTCCGATCAGAACAGCGAGTTCGCCGGTTACCGTTCCCTTGATCCCGATGATACCTCCGAATGCCGAAATAGGATCCGTTCTTTTGGCCAGACGGAACGCTTCCAGAATATCGTCCGCATAGGCGATCCCGCAAGGATTCAGGTGCTTGATGATACAAACAGTATTGTTCGGAAGAAGAGCGGAGATATGGAAGGCCGCATCGAAATCCAACATATTATTAAAAGATAATTCTTTTCCTTGGAGAGGAGAGAATTCGCTCTTGGAGAAAAGAGGCTCGTAGAAAGCGGCACTTTGGTGAGGGTTTTCTCCATAGCGCAGCTTTTGCTTCTTGGTAAAGGAAAGATTTAGGATGTCCGGAAACTTCTCCCCGGCAAGCTTATTGAACCAGGAAGAGATTGCCGTATCATAAAGTGCAGTATGGGAGAATGCCTTTCTCATAAGAAGGAAGGATGTATCCGCGTCTACGGACCCATCGTTCATCTTCATGGATTCTTCGACAGTTTTGTAGTCGTTCGGATCGGTAACTACGACTGTATGTCTGTAGTTCTTGGAAGCGGAACGGATCATGGAAGGTCCGCCAATATCGATATTCTCGATCGCCTCGTCCAATTGAACTCCAGGTTTGGAAACGGTTTGGACGAAAGGATAGAGATTCACAACGACTAGATCGATCTTAGGGATCTTCAGTTCCTCCATCTTCTTCTTGTGTTCCGGATTAGAGACCACACCCAAGAGCCCGCCGTGAACCTTTGGATGGAGAGTTTTCACTCTTCCGTCCAGGATTTCCGGAAAGCCGGTGTAGTCGTCGATTGCGATTGCTTTGATCCCGTTTTCTGTGAGGGTCTTTAGAGTTCCGCCGGTGGAAATGATTTCCACTCCTTTGGATTCCAGATACTTGGCAAAGCCGATAAGACCTGTCTTATCGCTAACTGAAACGAGGGCGCGGGTGATTTTGATCATGCTAGAGGATTGAGACCTTCCTGTCTTTTATGGAGAGCCGATCGTCGCAGAAAAGTCCAACTGCGAGAGGCAGGATTTTATGTTCCTCTTTGAGAATGGCAAGAGTCAATTCTCTTTCCGTCATCTTCTCCTCGATTTTCACAGTTCCTTGCAAAATGATGGGTCCGGAATCCACTCCCTCGTCCACGAAATGAGCGGTGCAGCCTGCGACCTTGACCCCGTATTCCAGAGCCTGTTTCTGAGCGTTCAGTCCCGTAAATGCCGGAAGAAGGGAAGGATGGATATTGATGATCCGATTCGGAAAGGCTCGGATGATCTCCGGCTTTAAGATCCTCATGTATCCGCAGGCAACGATGAGGTCGGGAGAGATCTCTATTAGAGTTCTCAAGAGTTCTGTATGATAGTCTTCTTTTTTGGGGAAGGATTTGAAGTCCAAGACCTTGGACTGGACCTTGTATTGGGAGGCGAGTTGGATTGCCTGGGCCTGCGGATTATCCGTGACTAAAAAAGCGGGGATTCCGCGGATTTTTCCCTTTCGGATACAGTTTAGGACCGCTTCAAAATTGCTCCCCCGGCCAGAAGCTAAAAAAACAAGCTTTTTTCTGTTTTTGGGAATCAGACTTGCCAAGAATTTTCGCATCCGATACGCTAAGAATTGCCAGTCCACGTTAAGGCGGTCCGGGAATTTGTCGAAGAGTATTTCAGGAGAGACACATGTCACTTGCCAGAAAATCGACGGCTTCGGTCGAACAGTACAAATCCAATGAAATTTCTACTGTAAGTCAGGGAAAGCTCATCGTAATGCTATATGAAGGAGCCATTCGCTTCTTAAACGTAGCCATCGAGAACAACACACCCCGCAAGTACGACGTGGTGAACAATCATATTCTCAAAGCACAAGAAATCATCACCGAGCTTATGCTGGCCTTGAACATGGAAAATGGGGGAGAGGTCGCAAACAATCTGCTCGGAATTTATGTTTATATCAAAAAGCGCCTTCTCGAAGCAAATATGAAGAAGGATACCGAGATCCTACAAGAGATCATCAAGTATCTGGAAGATCTAAAAGCGGCTTGGGAAGAGATCGAGAAGAAGGAAAAGGCCGCTTCCGTAGTGCAAATGCCAAGTCCAGCCTCCAGAGGCACAGGGCTCTCACTCCAAGGTTAAAAAGGCAGAGGGAGCGAAAATATGCCAATGAGTATTCTCCCTTCCAAGCATCTAAACTCCATGGAAGATAAACTCGCTTCTCTCTATCAGGGAAAGCTTTCCCTTTTGGATGAGCTGATCTCCCTGCAAAAACGCCAACTAGAGGTCCTCGGTTTCGGGGACGGGGAAGGCGCCGCCAAATTAGAATCCAAGAATTCGGACCTGGTCGAAAAGATGAGAAGTCTAGACCGTAAGATCGCGCAATTGGAGGAATCTGCTCCTCAGTCCTTGAATATCATTCGCTTATCCGACGAGATGTTCCAAAAATTGGAAGAATCCAGGGAATTGAATTCTAAGGTAGGCGATAAGATGGAAGAGATCTTACATGAGTATAGAAAGGAACTCAACCAAGTCCAAGTAAAGATCCAACTCAAGAAATTTCTAACTCATAGGAAGCAAGATTGGAAGACGGGGACCTGCTAAGTCGAGCCCTGGACTTTTACGGACTTCCCAAAAAATTCGACGCCGATCTAGTTCGCACTCGATTCAGAGAACTGTCCAGAAAATACCATCCCGATTCGGGAGAATACGAAACGGATCTCCTTTTCAAGGAGCTAGTCCAATTGAGGGATGTGCTTCTTTCTTCTTTGGAGAAGGAAAGTTTATCTTCTTCTTATAAAAGCAGAGAAGATAAGGAAGGATTTTCTTTTTATAAGTCTGCGAAGCAAAGAGCTGCTGAGGCGCTCGAAAAATATTTTCAGTTCACGGAAGGAAATCCGGTCTTTTTAAAAAGCGAAGACAATCCCGCCCTTGTAAAACTCAGAGAGGAGTTGGGTTCCGCTCGCAAGGAATTGAACGAGTTTTTGGTATCCTATCCCCAAAGTATTTG encodes the following:
- a CDS encoding PQQ-dependent sugar dehydrogenase → MRRFASKFFIFPFVLLFGTVSFSLLFAKSKKPVEVPTKKSGSFSDLDFEKVGSGYREPTDIQFRPDEPDTMVILEKRGKIYTFNLSKQEGKIIADFTGHVETRSEEGLLGLAFHPRFQENHLFYVNAVSKEAGKDQTLILEFRWDESKTIQWKDRKRVLLRVDQPYSNHNAGQLSFGPDGKLYIGFGDGGAGGDPLKNGQNTSTYLGSMIRIEPNLEAEAPAYKIPEDNPYKNRPGYLPEIWAYGLRNPWRFSFDSQTGDLYAADVGQNLWEEVDLILKGGNYGWNITEGFHCFSPPNNCSKQGLQDPLLEYDHGIGQSITGGYVYRGKNLSFLQGWYIFADFVSGKFFAFEVGKGKRPKLRILKETHHQISTFGRDPSGELYFADFGTGNIFRLVKKN
- a CDS encoding lipoprotein LipL45, with product MNKIISVASAVLMVGLLNAGACKKPAENADSANAKQNQPSAIVVFSVGEARIQHADLTEDKASLGTALKEGDKIQTKANAKVDIQFGDGSAVRIAENSSLEFATLALNTQGNTDTRLSLVSGKVFAKVNKATKDDQFSVITPTAIAGVRGTSFVVDRTKSDRSVVKVLEGSVAVSPRVRALEGLSAEQISSNAEVRKIKESLDKSEIVLEKDESSIVKASDKTFGEKEVAKLNASLEKDIPKAVTKITGSGVSKTEEQEIRTIVTLDKTTTDKLAKLNVDPKTGKIDEKTAAENESEKKKIEEELAKRQADELKRFKNVLVSAPKNLKTKQDLVNYYEKLEKIVLVNKTTMIGAIVDQQGSTMIVHTEDGIKKINQDEVQEVIYDFQTKSDN
- the lipA gene encoding lipoyl synthase, with the protein product MNPLKKKPRSTGYQPAPEKPDWLKVRLPFREKDNSVSTVRSSVEQGKLNTVCESASCPNLNHCWSRRTATYMLAGDICTRRCSYCDVAFGKPFALDPEEPLRVAESAKSLDLQHIVITSVNRDDLTDGAAFHYKQTIELIRERLPDCKIEILVPDFKEKEESLEIIYSAKPDIFNHNLETVERLFPTVAPAKKYDRSLNVLEHASKRGFLTKSGLILGLGETLEEVRQTLKDLRSCGVQMVTLGQYLQPTPTHLPVHEYIHPDIFKELKEYGKAIGFRTVFSGPLVRSSYHADEQTPWYGN
- a CDS encoding pseudouridine synthase yields the protein MERKNGENGSGIRINRYLADCGFGSRRKTEELILSGKVKVNGVVETSLSVRISSQDRVMVGNKQAIPPEKNVFLALNKPKGYLCSHGDKFHSNTIFELLPSKFKQLAIAGRLDLDSRGLLLLSDDGSLIQEITHPSEGSEKEYSVSLDSEIPFEKVRERFLKGFMDEGEFLKAEKVFSQDRKQESDSFRVVLKQGRKRQIRRMFAALGARVTDLQRIRIGKLTLEKLNIGEGKFVLLDPKAWRP
- a CDS encoding MBOAT family O-acyltransferase, encoding MNFTSLEFLFFFCLVFLVYWNLPDRFKKHFLVLASAFFYAFASWKFLFHLISVVLVNWILVRFFLGRKWFLFVSIGFNVLNLAFFKYFYFFADLVGTVLGLSSLQSKPALDSILSNALHWKGFEVVLPLTVSYYTFQLISLAVDKKKGLIQEEITLSKIASFIFLFPVMIAGPILRFNDVSSQFDSPKMEKEDMVDGLWLVVIGLFKKSVVSILMSGSIFQVFAEPASFSGGALLSTVYFFAIYLYLDFSGLTDIARGMGRLLGFQLPQNFKAPFFFSSFGDFWRRWHLTFSFWIRDYLYIPLGGSRSGTLRTCLNYLIAFGLGGLWHGANLNYLLWGLLTGFYLSLERVFADLKIKLIPEIPYVKRIFVYLAILNIYSISWVLFFTPDFSSALQAVQRIFTWANGIDFPNMEPCIFAFLVAVLFHSAEEWPEKFKASFKWKIVLLPVVWILVLLALPNGNADFFYGQF
- a CDS encoding DUF1574 domain-containing protein codes for the protein MKKKFIYIPFLFLLLVFFADKIFTLDFFQTSFYQEGNPVYYAQRKHLFQRMRSDSSLGKKELALAFGDSRAYPYSSKTLPSDIAENWTVYNFSGPQAVPAYGFYWFQKILEAGIKPKVVFYVISPEGFDDSKGLLYDPFLRLGADDPFIAKYWGRFSTGDRFDIIKQKLFSIRKVKPGFKLFWNRLTSDKLNLYSPESNHENLILELGNGEQLAYASASNNPSKLEKDALRLKSLYLSGFELGETEFFFVEEFLKLSKENGIKTYLIWPKVYPGYRVGYYELGLEKTWWPRIQELAMKYGASAADMNTLSACDTYYDASHQSVLCILEQSKILMDDFYGRKKLP
- a CDS encoding PaaI family thioesterase — its product is MSVQTSDWEAHFRALEKMYKSAPVNQFFLPELSIPQKGEAIVTIQIREDFFHAAGATHGAVYFKAADDAAFFAANSVVKDSFVLTSNFFLNLLRPIKSGTMTAKGRVVQNAANLIIAESFLFDDRGREIGRGNGSFAKTKIFLSKEMGYDPDRKRKA
- the fsa gene encoding fructose-6-phosphate aldolase — its product is MELYLDTANVDEIKEIASYGLLDGVTTNPSLIAKSGRNFKEVIKEICAIVAGPVSAEVLATKHEDMLKEADELVQIAPNVVIKVPLIPEGLKTVVKLTEKGIPTNVTLCFSAPQALLAAKAGATYISPFIGRVDDTSWDGMELISEIREIYDNYGFETKILAASIRGPIHLKESALRGADCATMPISAYQQLFKHPLTDIGLEKFLEDAKKLKW